One region of Cygnus atratus isolate AKBS03 ecotype Queensland, Australia chromosome 25, CAtr_DNAZoo_HiC_assembly, whole genome shotgun sequence genomic DNA includes:
- the LOC118259141 gene encoding heat shock protein 30C-like, with the protein MLCRLHFMPPTSGSLFPWLGPVRTLWPHPGTLFAELEREIRMEMERARQFMSSFEQLLSSGSSPGRASITAERAPSASAALTQGSGEGFSVCQDVKDFAPEQLSVKVVGRKVVLVGQKETQSTDEKGSFSYKYEVLKREWDVPEEVDAEALSCSLSKEGQLRIEAPRLALPAAPERNVPIQMPPAVAQQAAGADDGTERAKA; encoded by the coding sequence ATGCTTTGCCGCCTGCACTTCATGCCTCCCACCTCTGGGTCCCTATTCCCATGGCTGGGACCCGTCCGCACCCTCTGGCCGCATCCAGGCACCCTCTTCGCTGAGCTGGAGAGAGAAATACGGATGGAGATGGAGAGGGCTCGGCAGTTCATGAGCAGCTTCGAGCAGCTCCTGAGCAgcgggagcagccccggccgcGCCAGCATCACCGCCGAGCGAGCCCCGAGCGCCAGCGCAGCCCTGACCCAGGGCTCCGGGGAGGGTTTCTCCGTCTGCCAGGACGTGAAGGACTTTGCCCCCGAGCAGCTGTCGGTGAAGGTGGTGGGCAGGaaggtggtgctggtggggcagaAGGAGACGCAGAGCACAGACGAGAAGGGCTCCTTCTCCTACAAGTACGAGGTGCTGAAGCGCGAGTGGGACGTGCCCGAGGAGGTGGACGCCGAGGCCCTGAGCTGCTCCCTGTCCAAGGAGGGGCAGCTCCGCATCGAAGCCCCCCGGCTGGCCCTGCCGGCCGCCCCGGAGAGGAACGTGCCCATCCAGATGCCACCGGCGGTGGCACAGCAGGCGGCCGGCGCGGACGACGGAACCGAGAGGGCCAAGGCGTGA
- the LOC118259152 gene encoding heat shock protein beta-11-like: MLCRMHLAPFASSSLATRLGTVKTLWPHAETIFSELQQEMEKARQFMSSFEQLLSSQGPIAAERAPSASAVATQGSGEGFSVCQDVKNFAPEELSVKVVGRKVVLVGQKETQNVDEKGSFSYKYEVLKREWDVPEEVDAEALSCSLSKEGQLRIEAPRLALPAAPERSVPIQVSPAAPQPGAASEDGAASKTQA, from the coding sequence atgctttGCCGAATGCACCTCGCTCCATTCGCCTCCAGCTCCCTGGCCACCCGGCTGGGCACGGTGAAGACCCTCTGGCCGCACGCCGAGACCATCTTCAgcgagctgcagcaggagatggagAAAGCTCGGCAGTTCATGAGCAGCTTCGAGCAGCTCCTGAGCAGCCAAGGACCCATCGCCGCCGAGCGAGCCCCGAGCGCCAGCGCGGTCGCCACCCAGGGCTCCGGGGAGGGTTTCTCCGTCTGCCAGGACGTGAAGAACTTTGCCCCCGAGGAGCTGTCGGTGAAGGTGGTGGGCAGGaaggtggtgctggtggggcagaAGGAGACGCAGAACGTCGACGAGAAGGGCTCCTTCTCCTACAAGTACGAGGTGCTGAAGCGCGAGTGGGACGTGCCCGAGGAGGTGGACGCCGAGGCCCTGAGCTGCTCCCTGTCCAAGGAGGGGCAGCTCCGCATCGAAGCCCCCCGGCTGGCCCTGCCGGCCGCCCCGGAGAGGAGCGTGCCCATTCAGGTCAGCCCCGCAGCGCCGCAGCCCGGAGCAGCCTCCGAGGATGGAGCCGCCAGCAAAACCCAGGCGTGA